The following are encoded together in the Cyanobacterium aponinum PCC 10605 genome:
- a CDS encoding helix-turn-helix domain-containing protein produces METKSMKNLPLVRANSLFPLLKFLHENSIPLENFFYKSTIPENIFSQPENLLSLHQVFNAIDSFAHRQGIDYLGVLASEKLEIEDLGLFGKILRQSFTGYDLLRTIITLLSKTYSSGVRVWLKEENDVIWFNHQYPNLQYDKNRQGGYYAFFLHFQAIRSMIGFDWYPTDLYFQGQTVKGLSDIDLFSRSRIHFNQRYNSIGISKNVLYLPLKRESQNIDYNEEQDLYEHLISSSPDVDFSKALQQLIRSQLLGGNIQIQTIADAIGMSKRSLQRCLGDRGLSYFHLLDQVRFQLAVEWLKDTNIPIGEIAFELHYSEINSFTRSFKRWTGVTPSDYRYRLHSTR; encoded by the coding sequence ATGGAGACTAAATCTATGAAAAATTTACCTTTAGTTCGAGCCAATAGTCTTTTTCCTCTGCTTAAATTTCTCCATGAAAACAGTATTCCTTTAGAGAATTTTTTTTACAAAAGCACTATTCCCGAAAATATTTTCTCTCAACCTGAAAACTTACTTTCTCTTCACCAAGTCTTTAATGCGATCGACTCTTTTGCTCATCGTCAGGGGATTGATTACTTGGGAGTTTTGGCTAGTGAAAAACTAGAAATAGAGGATCTGGGTTTATTTGGTAAGATTCTTCGTCAGTCTTTTACGGGTTATGATTTGTTAAGAACCATTATTACTTTATTAAGTAAAACTTATAGTTCAGGAGTAAGGGTATGGTTAAAGGAAGAGAATGATGTTATTTGGTTTAATCATCAATATCCTAATCTTCAATACGATAAAAACCGACAAGGGGGTTATTATGCCTTTTTTCTTCACTTTCAGGCAATACGATCAATGATTGGTTTTGACTGGTATCCCACGGATTTGTATTTTCAAGGACAAACAGTGAAAGGATTATCTGACATAGATTTATTTTCCCGGTCTCGAATACATTTTAATCAACGGTATAATTCTATTGGCATTTCGAAGAATGTCCTCTATTTACCCCTTAAAAGGGAGTCTCAGAATATTGATTATAATGAGGAGCAAGACTTATACGAACATTTGATTTCCTCCTCTCCTGATGTTGATTTTAGTAAAGCATTGCAACAATTAATTCGCTCTCAATTATTGGGTGGTAATATTCAGATACAAACTATCGCTGATGCGATCGGGATGAGTAAAAGGAGTTTGCAAAGGTGTTTAGGGGATCGAGGTTTAAGTTACTTTCATTTATTAGATCAAGTTCGATTTCAATTAGCGGTGGAATGGTTGAAAGATACTAATATACCCATTGGGGAAATTGCCTTTGAACTTCATTACAGTGAAATCAATAGTTTTACAAGATCATTTAAGCGATGGACAGGCGTAACACCAAGTGATTAT
- a CDS encoding S-layer homology domain-containing protein, translated as MFFKITYLLVAGIASLTLISGVKAQTFTDIKGNPYEQEINRATELNIVAGFPNQTFRPNQPVKREEAISMIVEALGTLTEIDLKEAPTTRTRPYLDVDENRWSYDKITWAQWNIQPEGSATGNFRPDDYITRTELVDFLRRAAEFLQVKLGKSSFLTPTVKEITFSDVSGYELQLTRQMSAYCNVASALNEKGDKFAPKKSANRDYTAAAIIRMLDCVNK; from the coding sequence ATGTTTTTTAAAATAACTTATTTATTAGTTGCAGGAATTGCATCTTTAACTTTAATTTCAGGAGTAAAAGCACAAACTTTTACAGATATAAAAGGCAATCCTTATGAACAAGAAATCAACAGAGCAACAGAATTAAATATCGTTGCTGGTTTTCCTAATCAAACTTTTCGCCCTAACCAACCAGTAAAGAGAGAAGAGGCTATTTCTATGATTGTTGAGGCTTTAGGCACATTAACGGAAATTGATCTCAAAGAAGCTCCTACCACCAGAACTCGTCCTTATTTAGATGTAGATGAAAATCGCTGGAGTTATGATAAGATCACATGGGCTCAGTGGAATATTCAGCCTGAAGGTTCAGCCACGGGTAATTTTCGCCCTGATGATTACATTACTAGAACTGAATTGGTGGACTTTTTGAGAAGGGCGGCGGAATTTTTGCAAGTTAAGCTCGGTAAATCCTCTTTTCTGACTCCTACTGTTAAGGAAATTACTTTCTCTGACGTTTCTGGGTACGAATTGCAATTAACCCGTCAAATGTCAGCTTATTGTAATGTGGCATCTGCTCTTAATGAAAAGGGCGATAAATTTGCACCAAAAAAATCTGCCAATAGAGATTATACGGCGGCGGCGATCATAAGAATGTTAGATTGTGTGAACAAATAA
- a CDS encoding AI-2E family transporter — translation MENNSKLINTIIRFFTIGFLLAWCFILIRPFIIIILWAVIIAIALFPVFEWLKNRLGGRAKLSAISLALVGIAIVLGPISIIATVLFHNAQTIVEGIDTGTLVIPPPSPDIADIPIIGKPLSELWQLASLNLEALISQFKTQIVEFSKTLLLQATNISLILLKFIISIVVAVILTLNAKSLNQGVTLFVLRLAPTRGEEFIQLATTSTHCDYFTGGNWRNYCPRDSRFICRSCNLDSRL, via the coding sequence ATGGAAAATAACTCTAAATTGATAAATACTATCATTCGATTTTTTACCATCGGTTTCTTATTGGCTTGGTGTTTTATACTCATTCGCCCGTTTATTATTATCATTCTTTGGGCGGTGATAATCGCGATCGCACTCTTTCCTGTATTTGAGTGGCTAAAAAACCGCCTCGGAGGACGAGCTAAATTATCCGCCATAAGCCTTGCATTAGTTGGAATTGCCATTGTTTTAGGTCCTATCAGTATAATTGCAACGGTTTTGTTTCATAACGCCCAAACGATAGTAGAAGGCATTGACACAGGTACTTTAGTGATACCGCCTCCTTCTCCCGACATTGCCGATATACCAATCATTGGTAAACCCTTGAGTGAACTTTGGCAGTTAGCATCCCTCAACTTAGAAGCATTAATTAGTCAATTCAAAACCCAAATTGTCGAATTTTCTAAAACTCTTTTATTACAAGCAACTAATATCAGTTTAATTTTACTAAAATTTATAATTTCCATCGTAGTTGCGGTGATATTAACACTAAATGCGAAAAGCCTCAATCAAGGAGTAACTTTATTTGTTTTACGATTAGCACCCACCAGAGGAGAAGAATTTATCCAACTGGCAACTACCAGTACCCATTGTGATTATTTTACTGGGGGTAATTGGCGGAACTATTGCCCACGGGATTCTCGGTTTATTTGTAGGTCCTGTAATCTTGATTCTCGGTTATGA